A single Gambusia affinis linkage group LG20, SWU_Gaff_1.0, whole genome shotgun sequence DNA region contains:
- the ubald1a gene encoding UBA-like domain-containing protein 1: MDELKHQVMINQFVLTAGCAADQAKQLLQAAHWQFETALSAFFQETNIPYGHHHQMMCTPANTPATPPNFPDALTMFSRLKASESFASSAGSPMAVSMATSPPPPQAGSWGATPGAPNAPQPQQGLWTPPPTQPCPPPWPMGVAPHAGAEQKASVAMEAER; this comes from the exons ATGGATGAACTCAAACATCAAGTGATGATTAACCAGTTCGTCCTGACGGCGGGTTGTGCGGCAGACCAAGCGAAGCAGCTCCTGCAAGCGGCACACTGGCAGTTTGAG ACTGCCCTCAGTGCCTTTTTTCAAGAAACAAATATTCCATATGGCCATCATCATCAAATG atgTGCACCCCCGCCAACACGccggccacgccccccaacttcCCCGACGCGTTGACCATGTTCTCCCGGCTGAAAGCCTCCGAGAGCTTCGCCAGCAGCGCCGGCAGCCCCATGGCCGTCTCCATGGCGACCTCGCCGCCGCCACCCCAGGCGGGCAGCTGGGGAGCGACGCCCGGCGCGCCCAACGCGCCGCAACCGCAGCAGGGACTCTGGACTCCGCCCCCCACGCAGCCATGCCCGCCCCCCTGGCCCATGGGCGTCGCCCCACACGCGGGCGCCGAGCAGAAGGCCAGCGTCGCCATGGAGGCGGAGAGATGA
- the foxj1b gene encoding forkhead box protein J1-B, with protein sequence MPVLSSPDTANRFRDRWLDQAAGSGSAPLDDSLTSLHWLQNFSILSADPERLAGTGPECPSSHHHLLLRRLGFPRTGTDSPSSPPAGDTAAAAGMPRYPGSPATSGSQSTAAPPPRFSPLPAPGFPVQTGPPVEVDYRSNPKVKPPYSYASLICMAMQASKQPKVTLSTIYSWITDNFCYYRHAEPSWQNSIRHNLSLNKCFKKVPRQKDEPGKGGFWQIDPQYADMFVNGIFKRRRMSANHYGGAAARQSKLVEGFPGSCPHQAGAKRKQLSSTDHTKLMRSTESPLLAMEANRVDILKGDFDLGSVFDDVLGGGCSTFEDLDLNTALSSLGCEVEASMNGRQHAAGPGRWCGGADVTHYPSYSYLDLSDAAMDGTVGMSQPLQQDQLLQGQHQLQHLDESATLFGEQPADATLQPWEEIKEEPHVIPLTLDPGFGLYEGFFTEMQQWERADSFL encoded by the exons ATGCCCGTCCTATCGAGCCCAGACACCGCCAACAGGTTCAGGGACAGGTGGCTGGACCAGGCCGCCGGTTCCGGTTCTGCCCCCCTGGATGACAGCCTCACCAGCCTCCACTGGTTGCAGAACTTCTCCATCCTGAGCGCCGACCCGGAGCGGCTGGCCGGTACCGGCCCGGAGTGCCCGTCCTCCCACCACCACCTGCTCCTCAGGCGGCTCGGCTTCCCCAGAACCGGGACCGACTCTCCGTCCAGCCCGCCGGCCGGGGACACGGCGGCGGCCGCCGGGATGCCGCGGTACCCGGGCAGCCCCGCCACTTCCGGCAGCCAGAGCACCGCCGCGCCGCCGCCGCGGTTCTCCCCGCTCCCCGCACCGGGCTTCCCGGTCCAGACGGGCCCGCCGGTGGAGGTTGACTACCGGAGCAACCCGAAGGTCAAGCCGCCCTATTCCTACGCCTCCCTCATCTGCATGGCCATGCAGGCCAGCAAGCAGCCCAAAGTCACGCTGTCCACCATCTACAGCTGGATCACAGACAACTTCTGCTACTACCGACACGCAGAGCCCAGCTGGCAG AACTCGATCCGTCACAACTTGTCCCTCAACAAGTGTTTCAAGAAAGTCCCGAGGCAGAAAGATGAGCCGGGGAAGGGAGGCTTCTGGCAGATCGACCCTCAGTACGCCGACATGTTCGTCAACGGCATCTTCAAGCGCAGGAGGATGTCTGCCAACCACTATGGCGGCGCTGCAGCAAGGCAGAGCAAGCTGGTGGAGGGTTTCCCTGGCAGCTGTCCTCACCAGGCGGGCGCCAAGCGGAAGCAGCTGTCCTCCACCGACCACACCAAGCTGATGCGCTCCACAGAGTCCCCGCTTCTCGCCATGGAGGCCAACAGAGTAGACATCCTGAAGGGGGACTTTGACCTGGGGTCCGTGTTCGATGACGTTCTCGGCGGGGGCTGCAGCACCTTCGAGGATCTGGACCTGAACACGGCGTTGAGCTCGCTGGGCTGCGAGGTGGAGGCGTCCATGAACGGCCGGCAGCACGCCGCGGGCCCGGGGCGGTGGTGCGGCGGCGCGGATGTGACCCACTACCCGTCCTACAGCTACCTGGACCTGAGCGACGCCGCCATGGACGGCACCGTCGGCATGTCGCAGCCGCTGCAGCAGGACCAGCTGCTGCAGGGACAACACCAGCTGCAACATCTGGACGAGTCGGCCACGCTGTTCGGCGAGCAGCCGGCGGACGCCACGCTGCAGCCGTGGGAGGAGATTAAAGAGGAGCCGCATGTCATTCCCCTGACCCTTGACCCGGGCTTCGGCCTTTACGAGGGCTTCTTCACCGAGATGCAGCAGTGGGAGCGAGCGGACAGTTTCCTGTGA